In Methanofollis aquaemaris, the genomic window AGGAAGACCATACATCCGGAAACACCACCCGCAAAGACAGCCTGCGCCTGGCTCCCCACCTCACCCTGTTGCAGGGCGACCGCGAGCATCCCAGCAAGGAAGAGGACCAAGATGGTGAGCACGATGTACTGGAGTTCACTGATGCTGTCAAAAATGCTGTGGTTGAAACAGATGATATCATCCCAGCACCATGCATTGACATAGGTGCCCAGGAATATCCACAGTCCACCGCCGAGAAGTCCGGCAAGGAGCGAGGCAGGGAGGAGACGTGTGAGTCTCTGGATTGCCATGTGATTCGAGGATGTCATAATGGCTCCGGTTGAAAAAAAGAAAGGTTAGAGATATGGGTCAACCAGCACGACCTCGCAGGTCACCGCATCAACAAGTACCTGTCCACCCTGCGCAAAGGTACCATTATCCTTTCCATCCACATTAACAATCCACGTGAGGCGCTGCTCATCCTGTTCTGGATACATGACTGCCAACTGCACATCCACATTGGATACTTCAATCTCTTTAAATTGGGCAATTGCCGTTTTAATTGCATCCTCTCTGGAGATCTCGGGTTTGAGACCGACCTCCAGTGCCCTTTCTATCCCATGGTAGGAAATTACGTCAGCGGTGTTTGGGTTGATCGAGACAGAGACGTAATTAGGAGTCAAAATGCCGTCGACAATCTCACTCCAGACAAAAAGGTACTCTTTTCCTGCGTCTCCATGATCCAGAAGATCGGACCGGAGGAGTTGCATTTTTTTGTGGGAGAATGCTCTATATTTAGACCTTGCATACTCTTCTGCGATCTCTCGCGCTTTCTCTTTATTCAACTGCACTTCAGTTGAATTTTCGAGTGATTTGTAGAATATTACTCCTTCAACGGATTTTGTTTGAGAGTTTACGTATAATTTTTCATCTTCAGATTCAAACAGAATCATATCACCCGAGCAAGTAGACATCACACCTTTGTACTCGATATTGATGTCTTTTTTCCCAAGAAATGCCAGAACCTTATTTTTTGTGTCTTTACAGTCAACGATGTTGTTTTGGTCACTAATCAGACCTTCGATATCCTCCTGTGAGGTTGAAGTTGCGCTGGCTCCAGACATAAATATAGCGCCAATACTGCAGACCAAAGCACAAATAGTTATTATTTTGAGCTTTTTCATGATTTAGACCCCCGCAGTTGCTGGATCAATTCTCAAGTTCGAGTTTCCCTTAATAATGTACGACTCAACTCCCCCAGTATAAGCCACGAATCTTATCTGAGTATCAAATACAGCTCTTCCTGCTGCATTTTCAACAGTTTTTCCCTCATCAAGAAGATCCCAGAAATGATCAGACCAACATTCAGCGGTATTGACTTTGATTTCTTTTTCAAATCCGACTGCACAGTCTACACCGTTTGATGTTGACTCAGTCAACAGATTTCCATAAGTACTTTCAGTAGCACCAGATTTACATGCCACAAATACAGCAAGAGCAAGATCATTTAATTCTCCCGATGTAAAGTCTGAGATTGAATTTTGACCTGTGGTGGCAAAGATACGAGTTGTACCAAATTGTATTTGTCCCGGACCTCCATGACCACTGAAATAGAATACCTGATCATCTGGTAATCGGTTGAATGCGAAGTCTGCACGGCGATCTTTGTATTTAGATGTGGAATACCCCATGGACGCCTGTTTTTGCGCTGCATGCTCGATAAAAGAATATGTATCGATGCCGTCACTTACAGCGTAGTTGCTTGCTCTGTACGCTGACGCTGACTCAAACACTGGACTCAACACTATAAGAGTGCAGAGGACCAACATCCCCAGCATCAGAGATCGATTATCAATTCTCCATTTTTCTTCCATAATTCTCTCACCTTCCGGTCAGGAAGTTCTGAGAGGCACGTCCCGACTTCGAGTGAGAAGAAGTAGGTCAGTGCCTCAGGGCGACGGGGAGTTCATCGTTCTTGTGGATGAGGAGTGAACTCTCCCGGCGACTCAAAATATAATTCGTTCACTGATAAACATTCCGATATTATCTTGTGGAGTATATGCTCCCTGTGGAGATATTATCATTGATCAGTCTCCGAAACAAGGTGTGGCCAATCTCATGAATACTTGTTATGGCAGTCGAGTCCAGCCGTCAAAATAGTTTCGCGTCATAAAATAGAAGAACGATCTGCCCCCTGGCGGTCTAAGATGATGCCCTGCGATCTGCTTTGCTCTGTTCGCACCTCTCATATCTTTGAACTCTCTGGATTTAAGGCTCTGTAGAATCGCTTATGAAACAGAATCTCAGGCGGTTCTCTGATAAATACCGCCGGATTTTCATGGAAAAACCTCTCCCATTTGTAATGTTGAGTCCTGGATCTCCCCTCTTTCCCTCCTCCTCCCGAGCCCACGACGCGAGCATATAAGGGTGAAGATTTCTCCCCCGTAAATTTCCGAAACCAACCACGTTGATCCTGGTGAGGGGTCAGGCCTCCGATCGATTCTGGCATGCGCCCATTATTATATATCATCATAATATCTTCACCATGGAACCGCTCATCACGACCATGCCTCCTGGACCGCGTGCCCGCACCATCCTGGAGCGGGACCGGCGGGTCGTCTCCCAGTCGATGGCGCGGGAGTATCCCCTGGTCATCGAACGGGCCGCGGGCACCAACCTCTGGGACGTGGACGGGAACCGGTACCTCGACTTCACGGCCGGGATCGCCGTGATGAACGTGGGGTGGAACCACCCGGCGGTCGTCGAGGCGGTGCGAGAGCAGGCGGGCCGCCTCTCGCACGGGGCGTTCCTCGACTTCTGCTCTGAGGTGCCGGTCCGCTACGCCGAAACACTGGTGAAGATGCTCCCGGCCGGGCTCGATCAGGTCTACTTCTCCAACTCGGGTGCGGAGAGCGTGGAGGCCGCCCTCAAACTTGCCCGCCGCCACACGAAGCGGAAGTATTTCATCTCCTTCTACGGCGGTTTCCACGGCCGGACCTACGGGGCGCTCAGTCTCACGGCGACGAAGGTGATCCAGAGGAAGCACTTCGGCCCCTTCCTGCCGGTGGTCCATGCCCCATATCCCGACCCGTACCGCCCCTTCGGTCTCGAATCGGTGAGTTGCGCCGTCGACGTGATCCGGTATCTCAGGGAGGAGGTCTTCAGGACCGAGGTCTCGCCAGAGGAGGTGGCGGCCATCGTCGTCGAACCCATCCAGGGCGAGGGTGGGTATGTCGTCCCGCCGGCCGGGTTTTTGCGGGGCCTGCGGGAACTCTGCGACGAGTACGGGATCCTCCTGGTCGCCGACGAGGTGCAAACTGGGTGCTATCGAACCGGGCGGTTCCTTGCCTCCGAGCACGAAGGGTTCGTCCCCGACATTGTCTGCCTGGCCAAGGCCCTCGGCGGCGGGATGCCGCTTGGCGCCACGATCGCCTCGGAGGAGGTGATGAACTGGCCGCCCGGTTCGCATGCCAGCACCTTCGGCGGGAACAATGTGGCCTGCGCCGCGGGACTGGCGGTGCTTGAGATCATGCAGGAGCCGGGGTTCGGGGAGCATGTCAGGGAGGCCGGGGCGGTGCTCCTCGACGGACTTCGTCGGTTGTATGAACACCACGAGATTATCGGGGACGTGCGGGGGGTCGGGATGATGGCCGGGATCGAACTGGTCGAGGACCGGGTGAGCAGGGTGCCGGCGCGGGAGACCAGGAACCGCGCCCTGGTGCGGGCGTTCGAGCGGGGGCTCACCCTGCTTCCCGCAGGCGAGTCGGTGATCCGTTTCTCCCCGCCGCTCGTCATGGACGAAGAGGAGATCAGGGCCGGGCTCGCAGTCCTGGACGAGGCGATGGAAGGCCTCTGAGGAGTTGATGAAGATGAGAAAAGTTACCTATGTCAGCCTGGAATCGGACGAGGGGATGCATGCTTCCTATGAGGCGGCCCTCTCAGACCTGGAGAGCCGGCTCGGCCACCGCCACCCGCTCTTCATCGGCGGGAAACAGTTTACGACGACGCGGGAGTTTGCGGTCAGGTCGCCGGTCGACCAGGAGGTGATCACCGGCCACTTCCAGCAGGCCGGCGAGGAGGAGGCGAAGGCGGCGGTCGAGGTGGCGAAAGACGCATACCCGGCATGGAGCAGGACCGACCCGGCCGAGCGGGTGGCGGCGATGCGGGCGACGGCAAAGGTCCTCGACCGCGAGGTCTACTCCCTCGCCGCCCTCATCACCATGGAGGCCGGCAAGACGCGCTCCGAGGCCGTCGCCGAGGTCGGCGAGGCCGTCGACATGATCCGGTACCACTGCGACCTCTATGAGCGGGCCGACGGGTTCGTCGTCCCGATGCGGCCCGAGACGCCCGGCGCGACGAACCGGAGCGTGATGCGTCCGCACGGCGTCTGGGCGGTCATCTCGCCCTTCAACTTCCCGCTCGACCTCGCGGCCGGGATGGCCTCGGCGGCCCTCCTCACCGGCAACACCGTCGTGCTCAAACCCGCGAGCAAGACCCCGCTCTCCGGCATCAGGCTCTATGAAGCCTTTGTCGAGGGCGGGGTGCCGGACGGCGCCGTCAACCTGCTCACCGGTCCCGGCCACCCCTTCGGCGAGGTGGTCACCGCCCATCCGGCGGTCGACGGGATCGCCTTCACGGGCTCGCGGGAGGTGGGGATGTGGCTGATGCGCACCTTCCTGGCGCGGCAGGCGTACCCCAAACCGGTGGTGGCCGAGATGGGGAGCAAGAACCCCTGTATCGTCACCGGCACGGCCGACCTGGAGAAGGCGGTCGAGGGGGTGACCCGCGCCGCCTTCGGGTACGGGGGGCAGAAGTGCAGCGCCACCTCGCGGGTCTATGTCCAGCGCGAGGTTGCCGAAGAGTTTGCCGGGATGTTGATCCGGCGGGCCGGGGAGTGCGCCGTCGGTGACCCGCGAGAACGCGGGGCATTCATGGGGCCGCTCATCTCGGCCAGGGCAAAACAGACCTTCGAGGAGGCGGTCGCCAGGTGCCGGCAGGACGGCGGGCGGGTGCTGGCCGGTGGGATGACGCTGGAGGAGGGGGCCCTGGCCCGGGGGTTCTATGTGCAGCCCACCGTCGTCGCCGGCCTCCCCGAGAGCCACCCCCTCATGAAGCACGAACTCTTCGTCCCCTTCCTTTGCGTGCAACCTGTCGCATCTCTGGATGAGGCGATTCACCTTTCCAACGAGACCGGGTACGGCCTGACCGCCGGGATCTTTGCCGAAGACCCGGGGGAGGTGCGTTCCTTCTTTGACGGGATCAGGTTCGGAGTCTGTTATGCCAACCGGCGGGGCGGGGCGACGACCGGGGCGTGGCCGGGCGTGCAACCCTTCGGCGGGTGGAAGGCAAGCGGGTCGATGGGGAAGGGCGTCGGCGGGCCGTATTATCTCCTCTCTTTCCTCCGCGAGCAGGCGCAGAGCAGCCGGAACGGCCTCTGACCGCCACCTTTTTCTCGCCCCCCCGCTATTCAACGGCATGCGATTGGCCATGGAGCGCTGGCATCTTCCCGGCCTGAAGCAGGCGGTGGAGCGATGCCGGGAGAGGAACGGGCAGGGGATCACCTGCACGCTGACCCCGATCAGTGAATTTGCAAAAGACAAAATCGAGGCGAAGAAGTGGGCGTCAGAATTCGTCTCGGCCGTCCGTGCCGCCGAGAAGCGCAAACTCGACGCCGCGGTGGGGGTGAAGTTGACCGCGCTGGGAGGAGTCTTCGACCCCGAGGGGGCGCTGGAGCACCTGGACACGATCGTCGGCGATGGCGAACGGCGCGGGGTCGCCATCGAACTCGATATGGAAGGGCGGGGGCTGGTGGACCTTGCCATGGAGGCGGCGTACCGACATGCGACCGCCGAGCCTCCGCTCACCCTTGCCGTGCAGGCCTACCTCGACCGAACGGTCGACGACCTCTCCCGTCTTGCGGTGACCGGGACCAGACCGCGTCTGGTGAAGGGGGCGTACCTCG contains:
- a CDS encoding YcdB/YcdC domain-containing protein encodes the protein MKKLKIITICALVCSIGAIFMSGASATSTSQEDIEGLISDQNNIVDCKDTKNKVLAFLGKKDINIEYKGVMSTCSGDMILFESEDEKLYVNSQTKSVEGVIFYKSLENSTEVQLNKEKAREIAEEYARSKYRAFSHKKMQLLRSDLLDHGDAGKEYLFVWSEIVDGILTPNYVSVSINPNTADVISYHGIERALEVGLKPEISREDAIKTAIAQFKEIEVSNVDVQLAVMYPEQDEQRLTWIVNVDGKDNGTFAQGGQVLVDAVTCEVVLVDPYL
- a CDS encoding acetyl ornithine aminotransferase family protein; its protein translation is MEPLITTMPPGPRARTILERDRRVVSQSMAREYPLVIERAAGTNLWDVDGNRYLDFTAGIAVMNVGWNHPAVVEAVREQAGRLSHGAFLDFCSEVPVRYAETLVKMLPAGLDQVYFSNSGAESVEAALKLARRHTKRKYFISFYGGFHGRTYGALSLTATKVIQRKHFGPFLPVVHAPYPDPYRPFGLESVSCAVDVIRYLREEVFRTEVSPEEVAAIVVEPIQGEGGYVVPPAGFLRGLRELCDEYGILLVADEVQTGCYRTGRFLASEHEGFVPDIVCLAKALGGGMPLGATIASEEVMNWPPGSHASTFGGNNVACAAGLAVLEIMQEPGFGEHVREAGAVLLDGLRRLYEHHEIIGDVRGVGMMAGIELVEDRVSRVPARETRNRALVRAFERGLTLLPAGESVIRFSPPLVMDEEEIRAGLAVLDEAMEGL
- a CDS encoding aldehyde dehydrogenase family protein — encoded protein: MKMRKVTYVSLESDEGMHASYEAALSDLESRLGHRHPLFIGGKQFTTTREFAVRSPVDQEVITGHFQQAGEEEAKAAVEVAKDAYPAWSRTDPAERVAAMRATAKVLDREVYSLAALITMEAGKTRSEAVAEVGEAVDMIRYHCDLYERADGFVVPMRPETPGATNRSVMRPHGVWAVISPFNFPLDLAAGMASAALLTGNTVVLKPASKTPLSGIRLYEAFVEGGVPDGAVNLLTGPGHPFGEVVTAHPAVDGIAFTGSREVGMWLMRTFLARQAYPKPVVAEMGSKNPCIVTGTADLEKAVEGVTRAAFGYGGQKCSATSRVYVQREVAEEFAGMLIRRAGECAVGDPRERGAFMGPLISARAKQTFEEAVARCRQDGGRVLAGGMTLEEGALARGFYVQPTVVAGLPESHPLMKHELFVPFLCVQPVASLDEAIHLSNETGYGLTAGIFAEDPGEVRSFFDGIRFGVCYANRRGGATTGAWPGVQPFGGWKASGSMGKGVGGPYYLLSFLREQAQSSRNGL
- a CDS encoding proline dehydrogenase family protein; translated protein: MERWHLPGLKQAVERCRERNGQGITCTLTPISEFAKDKIEAKKWASEFVSAVRAAEKRKLDAAVGVKLTALGGVFDPEGALEHLDTIVGDGERRGVAIELDMEGRGLVDLAMEAAYRHATAEPPLTLAVQAYLDRTVDDLSRLAVTGTRPRLVKGAYLGDADDFFDVQARFRSVAARLITSGRPFSIGTHDPDLVAWLLDAGGASKEQVEFAFLTGLADRTKEQMAGQGWRVREYIPFGEAAGAYVERRRRYLANLRALGRMPLP